Within Sorghum bicolor cultivar BTx623 chromosome 2, Sorghum_bicolor_NCBIv3, whole genome shotgun sequence, the genomic segment tttagttctcaaagaattttacaaaatttttcacattctccgtcacatcgaatcttacggcacatgcataacacattaatatagataaaaagaaataactaattatatagtttacctgtaatttgcgagacgaatcttttgagtctagttaatttatgattgaacaatattggtCAAAtacaacgaaagtgctacaatatcattttgcaaaaatttttgtaaCTAAGGCCTTAGTAATCTTCTCGAACTTACTTTTCTTCAGATTTAGATGCCCATACAAATGCATGATTCAGTTGAAATTTATGCAGATAACATTCATGCTTCTATCTCTCAGTTTGTCACTGTGTTCCatgatctttttttttcctttttgcttATCACTTACTCCAAAGAAATTTTATCCATTTCTGTTGCCGACATCCATAAACATCTACAGGTATTTTAGTAAATAAATGTATAGCAATCATCAGATTATAAATACTAATAACTGAATCCTAAAGCTACAAGCCTGGTAATGGGCCATGATCCGCCCCTAATCCCACCTCTTATTTGGGCAGTGGCCCAATCCTGATCCAATCCTCAAGTCTCCTTTATAATCCTAATCCGGCTTGGCTCCTTCTTTTTAAGATCTTACTCCTGCTCCTGATCCTAATTAAATCCTAGGGCCACGATTCATTACTGGCACAACTCAGCCCTTGGGCTTTGTGCAAGCTGCAGCTTGCACGTTTGCGTGTGCATTGTTTGCGTAAGCCCTTGGGTCTTGCGCAGGCACGTTTGCGTATATAAAGACATGTTCTGCTGGAGAGAAGCAGCAGCTGGCGGAACCAGTGTTGGGTTACTAAATGTTTTTtttgctgtttttttttcttctttgtcACTGACGACCTGTAATAATTCTGTATGCTGGGTGCTGCAGGAGCAGAGGAGACCCGGCTGCACGGTCAGGaacaaccgcagcagcaacagcatgtCATCCTACGCTGAGGAAGAACGCAAATGCAAGATAAGGAAGAAGGGATTCATCTAGTGCTCATATACACAATCATTCATCATGGACAAGGTTGTAGAATTAATGTACCGCTCCATTGTTCAGGCCTTTCAGGGTGAACGCCTGAACGGGAAGGACGCAAAGAAAGCATTGTTTACAAACCTCGAGCTTATATACTAGTACGTCATCATGGCATCTCTGAAAACCTGAAAATTTCTTGCTAAAAAGATCACCATATATAAATTATACCAAAAAGGAAAAGGGAAAGAAAGCTGGCACAATGTTGCATTTAGCGATCGCCTCCATCTCCCCCTTTATTCATGAAATGCACTGACGTCGTACTACCACCGTAGGATGTATAAACAGGAGTACAGACAGTGATCTTATATAGATCCGCCCACTTTGGGCGTGATTGGTTGCTCCAGTAGTTTTCGTCCAGGATGAAGGGGTCATCCCAGCCCAAACCAGCACCGTCCAGAGCGTACATGCAACTGTGTTTGGTTGTATTTTTAGTGGTCGTACTGGACGACGGGTTCCTTGTTTGGTTGCCTGTTGGGATGATTTCATAGAATGCACTGATGCACTGTATCTTGTTTGGTTGTTGCTGAATGAAAAGGTGGCAGCACCCATGAATGGTTTTGGTGAGGTTACCACCATTGGCAAGCAAACCGAAAAGACCATGAATAGCACACATACTTAGATCAGAAAAGATAGTCTTGCCTCAGTTTAATTCGTTAGTCATTTGACAACCATCATTGGCAGTACAAAACTATTAGACACACTTGCAGCAACGAGTGGTAAGAAAAACATCCAGGCTAATCAGTACAACAGCCACAAACACAGCAATTGCAAATAAAGGATGGTTCTTTGGGTGTGTGTGGTTGCCCCAGCAGTAATGCATGGGGTGCTCATCACATTTTCCTCCATAGAGAAATCTTCAAACCCCGTGTACTCCAGGAATGAAGCAACAGCTTCTTTGCATTGAAGCCCTTGTAGCAATTGTTACTATACCCAGCAACAGCATCACAGCAAAGAGGCCAGGAATCATAAACCCTAGGCTTCTTTCCTCGGTAAACAACATTCCAAGTCGTCATTGTTCCCTTCAAAACAACCAGTGCAACCTTTTGTAAGTATTTGCCATCACCAAACAATATCAGAATTGGTTAGGTAGTGGCCTCAGTTAATACAGAGTTGTCATTGGTGGATCCCTTCATGTATTCAAAAGAGGCAGATTAAGCAAACTCAAGTGACCCATGCAATGTCCAAGCACATCCACAGGATGCCATCAGCTTAGGAACTGCATGGGAACCTAATTGTTGCAGTCGTGTGGATGATGCTAGAAcattggatgaatgacatgaaAATAACAGTGTATCATCACAGCATAGAGAAGGGATCCACCTCATTTGTTATGTAATCATCATTGACCACTACCAGCCATAGTATCCTCAGAAATCTTTGCATGTGAGCCATCCAGCCCAGTCTTCATCTTGGCACAAGTGCCCTGATGTTGCATTGGGCATGGATGTCTCACATGGTCAGATGACAGCCATGAAAGAAAACAGATCATTGGCATGTAGATATCATCATTGGCATTCAAAGAAACTAACATTCaaaaacaaggcctcagctaACTGTAAAGTCCATCATTGGTAGCTGCCAAGTAAATAAAAATAGGAAGCAAGGCAAGTTCAACAAACTCAGGAACAAACACATGGTGCCCATGGAATCTGTAAGAACATGCACTGTTTGCCATCAACTTGAGCATGACCCAAATGTTGCTACACAGTGCATGGTCCCAACAGATTTGATGAGTGACATGAAATAATAGAACATTTAGTGAGTAGAAAAAAAGGCAGCCACCTCAGACTATTATTAGTATCATCATAGGCTACTCTTAAACCCAAATTGTAGTGCACTGAACACTATATGAAGTAAATGCACCAATCATTGTCCACAGAGCCTCACATCATTTTGAAAGTGCTTCTAAGGTGCATGCACCAGGCATTGTCCACAAAGCCTCACATCCAACAACCATGTGTCCTATGCTATACAAAAAATAGCTGCACCAAAGGTTCCAAGCAGCAGGTCTACCTTCCTAGCACCATTAGTGTTGCAGTGCTGTACTGCAAAATACATCCTATAGCATTAGACAGTTAGCATGGTGATTTGCAAAAGTGGAGAGGCAAGAAGATGGTCATCTAAGGTCCCATGGAGTTGCTCAGGTGGCCCCTAAGCCAAAGGATCATATGTGCCTCTGACATCTGAACAAAGCAAAGCCCCTCAGCCTTGTTCCTCAGAAGATAAACCAGAGCTACCATAAGAGCCTCCTGAGAGTAACCAGGACAGTTCATGACACAACCATATAGGTCCTTATGTACTTCATTGTGTTGTGGAGCTTTGAGAGCTGCCCCAACATTTTCCACAGCCTTCACCATGCCATTCATGATGTCAAGCTCATCTTGCCCTACCTtccttttttcctctctttcccttcccaGGGCCATCATCCGTGCCCTTACAGGCTTCAGCTGGCACATCATTAGCCTTGCCAGACTGCGCCTCAGTCTTGACATCATCAGTGAGGTTACTCTAATCCTGACCAATATCAGTAGGGACACCCAAAGGTTCATTTGAGCCCATAGCATATCTTCCAGTTGCCTGGCTGCCATCAAAGATGGCTTCCATCTGATCATAGTTCTCTATAGGGGTGTTCAGGAACTTAGCATCAGCTGGGTGATATAGGACAGCAAGATATTAGACAAAGAGCTAACAGGTACTTGTGGAATGTATTTAAGTTTTGCTAGGTGCATGTTATAACCTTAGTGTGTCCTAGGAGGTGCTCATCATCAAGTACAATCATGTTATGATCACTATCCCAAAGGGCACCACTTAGGTCCTTAAGCCTAACAATTTTGACCCACCTCTATCTCCATTTTCGAAGGTGATTGTAGATTTGCTGGGTGGACACTGTCTACCTAGCAAACTTAGAAAGTATAGTAGCAACCTGCCTAACATGCACCTCCTTGAACCCTTTATCAGTTTTCACTCCTTGCACTACCAGATCAAGGAACCTCCTTAGCATGAACCTAGATTGAACTGGAGTCTAGTGCATAGGGCCAACAGGAGGTGCATGTTGGTCATCATCTAGCACTACCACATGGCTATTTCCACCATCAAGCAGGTTAGCCTCATCAATGAGGTTAATGTGATCACCCATCCCTGCTGGTCATATTCATTCACCCAACCACAAGATCATGAAccatattaaaaatataaatatgcaaCACTATATAAAAGAGAGCAAGCATATGAATTTGGTTCAATTATTACATCATTGCACAGTGCCTAGAAGTCTCATAAAAAATTGTTCACATCACAGTTACTAAATAGCACACAACAGCTCACTGGTTCATAAGGAAAAGTCTACTGCCTAGAAGAACCTCTGTTAGCCCACATAGCATTAGCCCATGCTTCCCTCATCTAAGACCAGGCCGGGCATCAACATTTCTATGGTTTGGATTCCAGGTGGCTTCATCAGGCACATGCTCATCATCACCATATCCCAGAATCCAATTGTGAAGGATACAACATGCCAGAATAAGTTTAACCTGTGTTCTGTAAGTGTGAAAAGGTTTGTTGTCTAAGATTCTAAATCTATTCTTCAAAGCAGCAAAGGCTCTTTCAATGGTGACTCTCAGGGATGAATGCCTAAGATTAAAGAGCTCCCTTGGGTTCTGGGGTCTATTGTTGCCATATTCCCTCAGATGATACCTAGTACCTCGAAATGGGGGCAAAAACCTAGGTCTTACTGCATAACCAGCATCCACAAGCAAGAATTTCCCTAAAAAATGTGCCACATATTTGAGGATCAGTTACTACTTGTACCAAATTGGGTACTAAAGAGTACTACTACATTGAAATATACTTGGAGGCACCCTAAGACCATCTGGTCTTACAAGAGCATCAGCTAGTATGAGGGCATCATGTGCAGAGCCTTCCCACCCAGCTAGGACATATGTAAACCTCAAATCAAAGCTCACAGCTGCTAGGACATTTTGTGTAAGTCCCTTCCTCCCCCTAAAGGCAGGCTGCATCCTTTTTGGCACCCTAGCTAAGACATGAGTTCCATCAAGTGCTCCTATGCAGTCCTATATAAATGTGACAAAGTTGTTTGTGAAATGGTTAAGGAAATGAATCAGTGCTTTACTGATGACCAAGATTGGAGTATAATATAAACCAACCTTGAAATAAGGGTACCACCTTCTGCTACCAAGGATCTTTGAATGGACATTGTTGGAAGCAGGGACAATCATTTCACTCCTCAACTCCCCTACTGCATAAAGCACTCTCTGAAAGTACCTACTGATAGTTTCACCTGACCTCCTGAATGTAAGGTCTACCACCCTAAATCTCTGGTTGTGACCCACAACATGCAAGAACATAGCAACCTGCTCTTCCACATTAGCATGGATGCTATCAGACAAGAGGTCTCTACTACGAAATAGGTCACAAAGATGGAAGAAGGGTGCCTTTCTCATCCTAAGGAGGTTCACACAGTGCACTTCATCTGAGTTGTAAATGTAGTTTAGGTTATTCATCCTTTGTTGGTCCCTGTCTGCCATGGGACCATACGTTACAGATCTAGGATCCTGAGCTCTTCTCCTAAACCACAAGAAAAACCAAGTGGCCACAGCTACTAACATAGCAGCAGCCGCTCGGCGCCTAGCTTCAAAATCCATCTCTAGAAAAAAACAGAATACACATGGCCAAATTAGAACCCTAATGAACCAGTACTGATGCGTACTACCTAGTAACAACAAGAACTCAGTCCAATACTACGATAGACGCGGTTGCCACTCCAGATAGAGCTCCTCCAGCGTCAATCTTTACAAGTGTAATCATCGACCTTAGGCACTGTGCTCAGTATTCAGATCGAAAAATGCATCACCAGCAACAAGTTGCTTCAGCTAACAAACATGCCAATCTACAACCACATCAAGCATAACAATAGGTAGATTTGCCTCAACAACAAGTAGATCTCAATCAAAATCGCACAGATCTAGCTCGGTACAACATATAACCGTAACATATCTGCTCatttcaatcaaacacaagatgGAAATTAAAGAAACATGAGACGGAGGAGGTGAGATATACCATTCCACACACCAAGGGAGCTCAAGGCTCCGTCGGTGAGGATGTCGGAAGGGCGAATCCGGCGGCGCGAGAGGAGGAGAGGGGACGACTCACCAATGAAAATGGAGGCGGGAGTGGCGAGAGTGAGGGGGTAACCCTAACAAGCACCAGCGCGCGCGCTTTTATACCAGGGACGGCGCCAGCTCCCGCCAAGTTCGCCTAGGGTTCCCGCCAAGAACCAAAGCATCCCGGCTGGAGTGGGAAGCTCGACTCGAGAAGACGGAGGTGGCCGGGATGGAGGGGGCGAGAGGAACGAAGCCATACATGAAAAGGATACCAGCAGGGAAACCAAACACGGGCCAACTGCACCGAACCGTGCAGGATGGGCCTTTGAATGGCCCGGTCGGGGCAACCAATCACCCTTTTCACTTCAGAGTTCACAATATGATGGAGCCCATGTCTTTATATATGGCACTTTAAGCAAGCGTTAGGAAAGTGGTGCCAAACAACCATACGATGTGCAGGTTTTGTCAATCAACATCTTCCTCTTCATCTGACTCGAACATACGTCGTCCAGTCATTGGTTCTCCTGCAATGAAACAAGACAAACATATTAAACCATTATTGTAAACATAACCAGCTTTGCAATATGTATCCTTCATTGAGGACATTTACCTTCATCGGCATCATTCAAGCCAAACAACCAGTCTTTCGCACATACCAATGCTTTAAGAGTTTTTGGAGACAAGGATGTCCTATTCTTGCCTAGTATCCTTCCAGCACAACTAAAAGCAGACTTTGAGGACACTGTGCTTACAGGAATAGCCAAGAAGTCTCTAGCCATCAGAAACAAGACAGGATAGGCATCTGAGTTTTTTTCCACCATGCTAGAACATTAAAGTTCTCTCCCGCTCTCACAACTACTCTTGGATCAGCCAAATAAATGTTGAGTTCCGATCTTTGTGAGCGAGTCCTCGAGTTTTGTGATGAAAACTGAGCAAATGCAAGCTCCACACGCCGTTTGCCACGCAGTCCAGAAGAACTCGAATTGCCCTGACTTAATACTTCCTCTTCTTGGGAAGTGAATACAGGAGCAGCAATGTTCCTGATAATCCTCTCATACTCTAGATAATACTGATCCAAATTttgtctgagctctctcatcttCTCTTCCGCTTCTAGACTCTCAACAGTCATGAAATAGAACTTGACAAAGTCAGCTTTCATCGATGGATCTAGCATAGCAGCTATGAGAAGTAAAATACTAGGTGCAGCCCAATACTTCTGAAACTTGGTATACATAGCTTCGGCCAACGCATTGAGCAATCCATTGGCATTCCACGCATCATCAAGCAATACATCTCGGGTTGCCATCATCATCTTCAGAAACATGTAAGCTGTTGGATGCCTATCCGCAGAAAACGCTTTTGTGGCCTCACTGAATTGTTCCAGAAACTCATGAAGCGATGCAGCATCCTTCCAGTCAAGTTCACTAGGACAATCGTGAAATTGCTATATTGCAAATCGGTTCAAAGCTGCTTTGTACTTCAGAGCTTCACTCAACATATCATATGTTGCATTCCAACGGTGAGGAACATCTAAAGCAGCCCCGACTTTCCTTTGAGACCTAACGTCTAAACAATTGAATTGAATATTTGTAGCCGTGAAGGCGTAGAGGTGTGGCAACCTTGATGACGTCCCTTATCTTTTTGATTTCATCAGGAATGACTTCCAGTCCTGCTTGAACCATTAGATTGAGCACATGAGCGGCACACCTAACATGTAGATGTTCGCCTTTAAAGAACATCTGTGGGCCTAGAGCGGCACACAAGTCTCTGACTGCTCTATTGTTCACGCTTGCATTGTCTAGGGTCACTGAGAACACACGATCAATCAAGCCCCACTCCACTAAGCAAGCAGTGATCCCATCTTGAATAGCAAATGAGTTATGAGGGTATGAGATTTGCTTGAATGCAATGATTTTCTTCTGGAGCTCAAACTCTTCATTGATGTAATGGGTTGTAACTCCAAGGTACCCTAGATTTTGATTGGATGTCCACAAATATGTTGTTAAACTGACATGGGacttcaactttgtgatctgaTCTAGTAGCTGCAGTTTCTCTTCCGCATACAACAACATACAATCTGCACAGACCGTTTGTTGGCCGACCacatgaaatgaaggttggcaATAGTAAATCATCTCTTTCCAGATAGGATTATCAGCTTTTTGAAATGCAGACTCACTATGAACAAAGTACTTTGCAACGAGACCTCTGAACACCACAGGATCAAATACAGAATTCTCTCTTCCAGACGTGTTCTTCCAAGATGCTAAGAACCTATCCCTATCCTCTTGAGAGATATAATGACAATAAAATCCAATATGCCTATTCAAATGCGTTGTTCCTTGCCCTGGCACAGAAGATAACTGAAACTTGCAATACTTGCAGACAGCCTTCTCAACTCCATCAATGAATTCTGTGTCAAGATAACCCCAAACTTTAGCTCTCTTTTTCCCTGACCTGCCTGACTGATCTGTTGACATAGCATCCTCATcctctgctgctgttgctgatgAAGCTCTTTCCATAATACCACTTCTGGAAAAAAGAATAAGTTTCTTACTATAAGTTTctcagttaatagaaaatttaAGAAAATCAATAACACAATGTAAATGCAAATATGAAGACTAGTTAACAGAACATCATTTTCAGCAATAGAAAAATGAAATTAAGGACCAACGTCAGGTACTAAAACAGACAGCAAGAAGTAATTTTGTGTTGACTGTTAAGCTTCAGCACAACGCATAACAGGAGCAAGGTGCAGATACTACAAGCAGTGATCCCAAGGAGCTAAAGATGGTAACTATCACAAGTGTACTGAGTTTTTGTTGTAAAACTGAAAGTGTACTGAGTTTCTGTTATGAAACTGTGAAATATAGGATGAAGGGCTAAATCCCACAGAAGATTAGCTGAAGCAGAATATAGGATGAAGGGCTCACCTTTTCCCGAAGACGTAAGACCAAAATTCTCGAGTCTAGAAAAAGATCCTTCTTTTTCCTTTTGCTTAGACCACAATTCACCTGCAGTAGCAACAAAATTATATCAGCTTCGTTGTATTTATGCACAGATAAACACATGTATATAAGTTGTGAGTGACACTGTAAAACTTCAGTTTTGAAACCAGAACAGCTTGCACGGCCCAATCCCTGCAAAGATCAAGAACTGCACCGAGCTCAGGGCAATGTGAGATACTACTAGtatgatttattatttactatTAGATATTAGAATAGTCCCAGGAACCTGTCTACTAAACCACGTCTGGAAAGAGAAGGTATAAATCACGTCTGGGGTCTCCTCTTTTGTTCTTTATAAATTCTCCAGATTCTTCCATTTCCTTGCTTTCTTATGCATTATAGTTTAGATAAATAAATTCAAGTTCCTTTGCACATGAATATGCAAGTAATTACATATTTAAGTCTGTTTCCTGCTTCCTTCGTCATACAAGAAAAAAGCTAATAAAAGTTGTTTGTGCGAGTATCCTATGCAAGCATATTGAGTGCTTCTGGATTGTTGAGTGAATGCCTGCTAGTGCTATGAAATTTAACTTTAGTTAACATCACTAAAGATATGCATGTATGCCTTAGTATAAAGAACTGGTTAAATAATTTTTATTAGAGCTGGCAGAGAAGTAAAATATGGCCTCGCTTTCATA encodes:
- the LOC110432442 gene encoding zinc finger BED domain-containing protein RICESLEEPER 2-like; the protein is MERASSATAAEDEDAMSTDQSGRSGKKRAKVWGYLDTEFIDGVEKAVCKYCKFQLSSVPGQGTTHLNRHIGFYCHYISQEDRDRFLASWKNTSGRENSVFDPVVFRGLVAKYFVHSESAFQKADNPIWKEMIYYCQPSFHVVGQQTVCADCMLLYAEEKLQLLDQITKLKSHVSLTTYLWTSNQNLGYLGVTTHYINEEFELQKKIIAFKQISYPHNSFAIQDGITACLVEWGLIDRVFSVTLDNASVNNRAVRDLCAALGPQMFFKGEHLHVRCAAHVLNLMVQAGLEVIPDEIKKIRDVIKVATPLRLHGYKYSIQLFRR